In Suttonella indologenes, one genomic interval encodes:
- the mscL gene encoding large conductance mechanosensitive channel protein MscL, whose protein sequence is MIQGFKEFISKGNVVDLAVGVVMGAAFGKIVTGLVESFINPLIAMLFGQPNFDSVKYVIAGTEFPIGNIITAVVNFFLIALAVYVFIVVPMNKLKDKMKKEEAIVEPAEEILLLREIRDSLELRRAKADASMNKSSLS, encoded by the coding sequence ATGATTCAAGGTTTTAAAGAGTTTATTTCTAAAGGCAATGTGGTAGATTTGGCAGTGGGAGTCGTCATGGGGGCGGCATTCGGCAAAATCGTGACAGGATTGGTTGAGAGTTTTATCAATCCCTTAATTGCGATGCTTTTTGGCCAGCCGAATTTTGATTCCGTGAAATATGTGATTGCAGGGACTGAATTCCCGATTGGCAATATCATTACTGCAGTAGTGAATTTTTTTTTAATTGCCTTGGCGGTGTATGTCTTTATCGTGGTGCCGATGAATAAGCTGAAAGATAAAATGAAAAAAGAAGAGGCGATTGTGGAGCCGGCAGAAGAGATTCTGTTGCTGCGTGAAATTCGTGATAGTTTGGAATTGCGCCGCGCTAAAGCAGATGCGTCAATGAATAAATCTTCCTTATCATAA
- a CDS encoding abortive infection family protein produces the protein MSNLLIEVQILQNLLISRATGGINSSNEKEANIDYLRLRTLLFSNKELEKYIPNFLMACRDLHQFWHEVKAPRFETYAERRKFIYDEFAPLLNFIEFSYNKVQPSDNLTNEIIQKIDAIHVENAWKKALERRLEDPEGTITSARTLIESVCKHILDEDNISYDDKQDLPALYKQTAKHLNLAPSQHTEEIFKQILGGCTAIIEGLGTLRNRLSDAHGKGKIGVQPKPRHAALAVNLSGSLAVYLLETWENKKNPKL, from the coding sequence ATGAGTAATTTACTGATTGAAGTTCAAATCTTACAAAATCTATTAATTTCTCGTGCCACAGGTGGAATTAACTCATCAAACGAAAAGGAAGCTAATATAGACTACTTACGATTGAGAACATTACTATTTTCAAATAAGGAATTAGAAAAATATATTCCAAATTTTTTAATGGCATGCAGAGATTTACATCAATTTTGGCACGAAGTAAAAGCACCTAGATTTGAAACTTATGCTGAACGTAGAAAATTTATTTATGATGAATTTGCGCCTCTACTGAATTTTATAGAATTTAGTTACAACAAAGTTCAACCTTCTGACAATTTGACCAATGAAATTATCCAAAAAATTGACGCGATACATGTAGAAAATGCTTGGAAAAAAGCTCTTGAAAGACGGCTTGAAGACCCAGAAGGGACAATTACATCAGCAAGAACATTGATTGAAAGTGTATGCAAGCATATTTTAGATGAAGATAATATTTCTTATGATGATAAACAAGATTTGCCTGCGTTATATAAACAAACGGCAAAACATTTAAATTTAGCTCCATCTCAACATACAGAGGAAATTTTTAAACAGATTTTAGGCGGTTGTACGGCAATTATTGAAGGATTAGGAACGCTGCGAAATCGTTTAAGTGATGCACATGGGAAAGGGAAAATAGGTGTTCAACCAAAACCACGCCATGCCGCATTAGCTGTTAATTTATCAGGATCATTAGCCGTTTATTTATTAGAAACTTGGGAAAATAAGAAAAATCCCAAATTGTAA
- a CDS encoding MarR family winged helix-turn-helix transcriptional regulator, with protein MKKDEHDDLRHGFGFLMHDTTRLMNRYYDRRVRAYGITRTQWTLLTYLFRYEGVSQTKLAEYMDLAPMTLTRQIDKLEEDGLLSRRQDARDRRTNLIYLTAKSQPLMDHMHEIAVEAKEAALKNFSDEEREALRKYLLRMRENMALA; from the coding sequence ATGAAAAAAGATGAACATGATGATTTGCGCCACGGCTTCGGCTTTTTAATGCATGACACCACGCGTTTGATGAACCGCTATTATGATCGCCGTGTGCGCGCCTACGGCATCACCCGTACGCAATGGACCCTGCTGACCTATTTATTCCGCTATGAAGGCGTAAGCCAAACTAAATTAGCCGAATATATGGATTTGGCACCAATGACGCTTACTCGTCAAATCGATAAATTAGAGGAAGACGGTCTATTGTCGCGTCGCCAAGATGCTCGCGATCGCCGCACCAATCTGATTTATCTCACAGCTAAAAGCCAGCCGCTGATGGATCATATGCATGAAATTGCAGTGGAAGCCAAAGAAGCGGCATTGAAAAATTTTAGCGACGAAGAGCGGGAAGCATTGCGCAAATATTTATTGCGTATGCGGGAGAATATGGCTTTAGCCTAA
- a CDS encoding metallophosphoesterase — translation MMYSLRQTLPDTPLDIVGDVHGEWQALESLLHYLGYRENGSHPQGRRLVFVGDLCDRGQNSPAILEWFKSAHDAGWAYMVLGNHELNLLVHDAKDGSGWYFAERRQKDQKYSPWHVQAEGGKAALEGWLSQQPLLLERADLRIVHAAWLPESMAQIEQAEGSLLERYRYFDKFLLKHIQSASWYDDYLREQEILADMLENPHASPPMMPASAEYDLARSRLNPIRALSCGVEKISDKPFFAGGRWRATERFAWWNDYVEPTPIVIGHYWRNWYPKKVAKNESAHLMPPQGNAWHGARKNVFCVDFSVGARWRDRQSGTPPHQSSFRLAALRFPEQVLMFDNGDMAATVR, via the coding sequence ATGATGTATTCATTGCGTCAAACGTTGCCTGATACGCCTTTGGATATTGTAGGCGATGTGCATGGCGAATGGCAGGCTTTGGAAAGCCTGCTTCATTATTTGGGCTATCGGGAAAACGGTTCGCACCCGCAGGGACGCAGATTGGTTTTTGTGGGCGATTTGTGCGATAGGGGACAAAATAGTCCTGCGATATTAGAATGGTTTAAATCGGCACATGATGCGGGCTGGGCTTATATGGTGTTGGGTAATCATGAGCTGAATTTATTGGTGCATGATGCTAAGGACGGTTCGGGTTGGTATTTTGCCGAACGCCGCCAAAAAGATCAGAAATATTCGCCGTGGCATGTGCAGGCAGAGGGCGGTAAGGCGGCATTGGAAGGTTGGCTGTCGCAGCAGCCTTTATTATTGGAACGCGCTGATTTGCGGATTGTGCATGCGGCATGGTTGCCTGAAAGTATGGCGCAAATTGAGCAGGCGGAAGGGAGTCTGCTTGAGCGATACCGTTATTTTGACAAGTTTTTGCTGAAACATATTCAGTCGGCATCTTGGTATGACGATTATTTGCGCGAACAGGAAATATTGGCCGATATGTTGGAAAATCCTCATGCAAGCCCTCCTATGATGCCTGCAAGCGCAGAATATGATTTGGCACGCAGCCGCTTGAATCCTATTCGGGCTTTGAGCTGCGGAGTGGAAAAAATATCGGATAAGCCTTTTTTTGCGGGCGGTCGCTGGCGTGCTACCGAGCGTTTTGCATGGTGGAATGATTATGTTGAACCGACACCGATTGTGATAGGGCATTATTGGCGCAATTGGTATCCGAAAAAAGTGGCGAAGAATGAGTCGGCTCATTTGATGCCGCCACAGGGCAATGCTTGGCATGGCGCGAGGAAGAATGTGTTTTGTGTGGATTTTTCGGTAGGCGCACGCTGGCGCGACAGACAATCAGGCACGCCGCCGCATCAGTCGTCATTTCGTTTGGCGGCTTTGCGTTTTCCTGAGCAGGTGTTGATGTTTGATAATGGCGATATGGCGGCGACCGTTCGATAA
- the topA gene encoding type I DNA topoisomerase — protein sequence MTKHLLIVESPAKAKTLHKYLGADYEVLASYGHVRDLVPKNGAVDPEKDFAMNYEVIDRNAKHVSNIVKALKGADSLLLATDPDREGEAISWHLYELLKEKGALDDKNVQRVVFHEITKAAILHAVENPRGIAMDLVNAQQARRALDYLVGFNLSPLLWRKVQPGLSAGRVQSPALRMIVEREREIEAFKTEEYWKIAAANLFGKQAFQAGLSVFAGKKVEQFSFTDEAAAQAAIAALKQAANGVLQVIEVQAKDRRRNPAAPFITSTLQQEAARKLRFSAQRTMRVAQKLYEEGCITYMRTDSVNLAKEAVAAIRELIQSQYGQTFLPKTAPTYSTKSKNAQEAHEAIRPTDIRIEAGQLPADMGGDERKLYDLIRKRTLASQMSPAIMEQVSIDMQAGSAEHQFRATGSTIKFSGFMSVYLEDQDDVSEEEGGILPALKAGDEVQVQDILGTQHFTAPPPRYSEASLIKALEEKGIGRPSTYASIISTLMNREYVEMDNRRFIPTTIGKVVNDFLTNHFERYVDYDFTANLEDELDAVSRGEMQWKPLLAEFWQHFHGQIEEKKDISREEVMQARELGTDPKSGKPISVRFGRFGPFVQRGSKDDENKPDFASIPPEWNFEQITLEQALELFKLPRVLGHSEEDGEIVTNLGRFGPYVRFGKKYVSLPKEENPFTISFERALELIAEKKALDAQKYIKEIKNGDEILQVLNGRFGPYVTNGTINASIPKTFTPEEVDLAQALELLEKAKERKAKRGASGKTASKSKTTAKISKTAAAESKAAAKKTTKTTATKVAKKSGAKTVKNKTQE from the coding sequence ATGACAAAGCATCTGTTAATCGTAGAATCGCCGGCGAAGGCGAAAACCTTGCATAAATATTTGGGCGCGGATTACGAAGTCTTGGCTTCTTACGGGCATGTGCGCGATTTGGTGCCGAAAAACGGCGCGGTTGATCCGGAAAAGGACTTCGCGATGAATTACGAAGTGATTGACCGCAATGCAAAACATGTGAGCAATATCGTCAAGGCATTAAAAGGTGCGGATTCCTTATTGCTCGCGACTGACCCCGACCGCGAAGGCGAGGCGATTTCATGGCATTTGTATGAATTATTGAAAGAAAAAGGCGCTTTGGATGATAAAAACGTGCAACGCGTCGTTTTTCACGAAATCACCAAAGCGGCGATTTTGCATGCAGTGGAAAATCCGCGCGGCATTGCGATGGATTTGGTCAATGCCCAGCAAGCGCGGCGGGCATTGGATTATTTGGTAGGTTTTAATTTGTCGCCGCTGCTGTGGCGCAAAGTGCAGCCGGGGCTTTCCGCAGGACGCGTGCAATCCCCTGCCTTGCGCATGATTGTTGAGCGCGAGCGCGAAATCGAAGCCTTTAAAACGGAAGAATATTGGAAAATCGCCGCTGCCAATCTCTTTGGCAAACAGGCTTTCCAAGCGGGATTATCCGTATTTGCCGGCAAAAAAGTCGAGCAATTCAGTTTTACTGACGAAGCCGCCGCACAAGCTGCGATTGCCGCCTTAAAACAAGCGGCGAACGGCGTCTTGCAAGTCATCGAGGTGCAGGCGAAAGACCGCAGACGCAATCCTGCCGCGCCTTTTATTACCTCTACTTTACAGCAGGAAGCGGCGCGTAAATTGCGCTTTAGCGCGCAGAGAACCATGCGTGTTGCCCAAAAATTGTATGAAGAAGGCTGCATTACCTATATGCGTACCGATTCCGTCAATTTGGCGAAAGAAGCGGTGGCTGCCATTCGCGAGCTGATTCAATCGCAATATGGACAGACATTCCTTCCCAAAACCGCGCCGACGTACAGCACCAAATCCAAAAACGCCCAAGAGGCGCACGAGGCGATTCGCCCCACCGATATACGCATCGAAGCGGGACAATTGCCGGCGGATATGGGGGGCGATGAGCGCAAACTCTATGATTTAATCCGCAAACGCACCCTCGCCTCGCAAATGTCGCCGGCGATTATGGAGCAAGTGAGCATTGATATGCAGGCAGGTAGTGCAGAACACCAGTTCCGCGCGACCGGTTCGACGATTAAATTCTCCGGCTTTATGAGTGTCTATTTGGAAGATCAGGACGATGTCAGCGAAGAAGAAGGCGGCATCCTGCCTGCGCTTAAAGCAGGCGATGAGGTGCAGGTACAGGATATTCTTGGCACGCAGCATTTTACTGCGCCGCCACCGCGTTATTCCGAAGCCAGTTTGATTAAAGCCTTGGAAGAAAAAGGCATCGGTCGTCCTTCGACTTATGCCAGTATCATTTCTACGCTGATGAACCGCGAATATGTGGAAATGGATAACCGCCGCTTTATTCCTACCACCATTGGCAAGGTCGTGAATGATTTCCTGACCAATCATTTCGAACGCTATGTGGACTATGACTTTACCGCCAATCTGGAAGACGAATTGGATGCCGTTTCGCGTGGAGAAATGCAATGGAAACCCTTGCTGGCGGAGTTTTGGCAGCATTTCCACGGTCAAATTGAAGAGAAAAAAGATATTTCTCGCGAAGAAGTCATGCAGGCACGGGAGTTGGGCACAGATCCCAAATCAGGTAAACCGATTAGCGTGCGCTTCGGGCGTTTCGGGCCTTTTGTCCAACGCGGCAGCAAAGATGATGAGAATAAACCGGACTTCGCCAGTATTCCGCCGGAATGGAATTTCGAGCAAATCACGCTTGAGCAAGCCTTGGAATTGTTTAAATTGCCGCGCGTTTTAGGGCACAGCGAAGAAGATGGAGAGATTGTAACAAATCTGGGGCGTTTTGGTCCTTATGTGCGTTTCGGCAAGAAATATGTCTCCCTGCCGAAAGAAGAAAATCCTTTTACAATCAGCTTTGAACGTGCTTTAGAATTGATTGCGGAGAAGAAGGCATTAGACGCGCAGAAATATATAAAAGAGATAAAAAATGGAGATGAGATATTACAAGTTTTGAATGGTCGCTTTGGCCCATATGTAACAAATGGTACTATTAACGCCTCGATACCGAAAACATTTACCCCTGAAGAAGTCGATTTAGCGCAAGCGCTTGAATTGCTCGAAAAAGCGAAGGAACGTAAGGCTAAACGCGGTGCGAGTGGTAAAACGGCAAGCAAAAGCAAAACGACGGCTAAAATATCCAAAACCGCCGCTGCAGAAAGCAAAGCCGCTGCTAAAAAAACTACCAAAACCACAGCGACTAAGGTAGCGAAAAAATCAGGGGCAAAAACTGTGAAGAATAAGACTCAAGAGTAA
- a CDS encoding Fic family protein codes for MQYKPDFLNPRPIFTAQEQRHLAALSAELPLSVLLQSPRNMEEIGIDFVHSSAQLEGNTYDKHDTLALLKMGQTAGGKLFSDAVMLLNLRASYEYMLSCLDATQPEQWKTFIKNTHALIAKDLLPNYELGTVRQSGGHISGTDYTPLVNPQKLDAELNYLIGIAEKIANPFDKALYFHNNLAYLQFFRDCNKRTARNTFTFTLMQAQIFPCVFLQDSYKAYSDGIFAYYETGEFTLSREYFIYAYEQTVQKYAPKPDPEFKRDI; via the coding sequence ATGCAATACAAGCCCGATTTTTTGAACCCGCGCCCCATTTTTACCGCGCAAGAGCAGAGGCATTTAGCGGCATTAAGCGCCGAATTGCCCTTATCTGTTTTGCTGCAATCGCCGCGCAATATGGAAGAAATCGGCATTGATTTTGTGCACAGTTCCGCGCAATTAGAGGGCAATACCTACGACAAGCATGACACGCTTGCGCTGTTAAAAATGGGACAGACGGCGGGCGGAAAATTATTTTCCGATGCCGTGATGCTATTGAATTTGCGTGCAAGTTACGAATACATGCTTTCCTGCTTGGACGCGACTCAGCCTGAACAATGGAAAACATTTATCAAAAACACACATGCCCTGATTGCTAAAGACTTATTGCCTAACTATGAATTGGGTACGGTTCGGCAAAGTGGCGGACACATTTCAGGCACGGACTATACGCCTTTGGTGAATCCGCAAAAATTAGACGCTGAATTGAATTATTTAATCGGCATTGCGGAAAAAATCGCCAACCCATTTGATAAAGCACTATATTTTCATAATAATCTGGCATATCTGCAATTTTTTCGCGATTGCAATAAACGCACCGCCCGCAACACCTTCACTTTTACCCTAATGCAAGCGCAAATTTTCCCATGCGTGTTTTTGCAAGACAGCTACAAAGCCTATTCAGACGGCATTTTTGCGTATTATGAAACAGGGGAATTTACTTTATCGCGCGAATATTTTATTTATGCCTATGAACAAACCGTGCAAAAATACGCACCCAAACCTGACCCTGAATTTAAGCGAGACATTTAA